One window from the genome of Kaistella carnis encodes:
- a CDS encoding HEPN domain-containing protein, giving the protein MTNSHKIDVLVKIATLELDKEKETVYRVFPGFPFTISFVGTDNYFTFRRTLNELYNFNKEVAATISYKKFEKQLINVIKKLLQEKRKTTDEDFQIIIDDFLKLPMMENEVLYEIFGVLLDIPEKNFGKFSIYNISLAEDILKRKFIFGKDFNYYFKDRQSDYFIGIRINARDEVKAKEISFGICENVENIFNYMIGDLKHLRMVGILNYRNWISREILTCNKNTINHSSESDLKLLVNVNDDHFVKTTNGNGQIWQLLQKENKTKIEERIMKSVFWIGNGVYDTSSSKALLQFIFAIESLLQYDIKSFISPSIVSQLSESIAFILEDDYEKRKEISKLFKKLYKERSSIAHGNNKSIEYEDLSLSFQLSKMICISILTKTPYCNFSSIEELYEEITNLKFK; this is encoded by the coding sequence ATGACCAACTCTCATAAAATAGATGTACTTGTTAAAATTGCTACTTTAGAATTAGATAAAGAAAAAGAAACAGTATACCGAGTATTTCCTGGTTTCCCTTTTACAATATCTTTTGTAGGAACAGACAACTATTTTACATTTAGAAGAACATTAAACGAGCTTTATAATTTTAATAAAGAAGTCGCAGCAACAATCTCTTACAAAAAATTCGAGAAGCAATTAATTAATGTGATTAAAAAATTATTACAAGAAAAGCGAAAAACAACTGATGAAGATTTTCAAATAATAATTGATGATTTCTTAAAACTTCCTATGATGGAAAATGAAGTTTTATATGAAATTTTTGGAGTTTTATTGGATATTCCTGAAAAAAACTTTGGAAAGTTTTCAATCTATAACATTTCCCTCGCGGAAGATATTTTAAAAAGAAAATTTATTTTCGGAAAGGATTTTAATTATTATTTTAAAGATAGACAATCTGACTACTTTATAGGAATAAGGATTAATGCGCGAGATGAAGTCAAAGCCAAAGAAATCTCTTTTGGAATTTGTGAAAATGTTGAAAATATTTTCAATTACATGATTGGGGATCTAAAGCACTTACGAATGGTTGGAATTTTAAATTATAGAAACTGGATTTCTAGAGAGATATTAACTTGCAATAAAAATACGATTAATCACAGTTCCGAAAGTGACTTAAAATTATTAGTTAATGTAAATGATGACCATTTTGTAAAAACAACAAATGGTAACGGTCAAATCTGGCAATTACTACAAAAAGAGAATAAAACTAAAATTGAAGAACGAATCATGAAATCCGTTTTTTGGATAGGCAATGGTGTTTATGATACTAGTTCATCAAAAGCATTATTACAATTTATTTTCGCTATAGAAAGCTTGTTGCAATATGATATAAAATCTTTTATTTCTCCTTCAATCGTTAGCCAACTAAGTGAATCAATTGCTTTTATTTTAGAAGATGATTATGAAAAAAGAAAAGAAATTTCAAAACTATTTAAAAAACTCTATAAAGAAAGATCATCTATTGCACATGGTAATAATAAAAGCATTGAATATGAAGATCTTTCATTGTCGTTTCAACTTTCAAAAATGATATGTATTTCTATCTTAACTAAAACTCCTTATTGTAATTTTTCCAGTATTGAAGAATTATATGAAGAAATTACAAACCTTAAATTTAAATAG
- a CDS encoding SDR family oxidoreductase — translation MNLYTQPMLKEDALKDKVAIVTGGGSGLGKAMTKYFLQLGAKVVITSRNLEKLQATAKELEEETGGKVLCVSCDVRNWDEVEAMKEAAIKEFGQIDILLNNAAGNFISPTERLTHSAFDSILDIVLKGTKNCTLSIGKYWIDHKVPGTVLNIVTTYAWTGSAYVVPSACAKAGVLAMTRSLAVEWAKYGIRFNAIAPGPFPTKGAWERLLPGDLAEKFDMRKKVPLRRVGEHQELANLAAYLVSDYSAYMNGEVVTIDGGEWLQGAGEFNMLEAIPQEMWDQMEAMIRAKKSN, via the coding sequence ATGAATTTGTACACCCAACCTATGCTCAAAGAAGACGCCTTAAAAGATAAAGTAGCCATCGTAACCGGTGGTGGAAGCGGACTTGGAAAAGCCATGACGAAATATTTTCTTCAATTAGGCGCCAAAGTAGTTATCACTTCCCGAAATTTAGAAAAACTTCAAGCGACCGCAAAAGAACTCGAAGAAGAAACCGGTGGAAAAGTATTATGTGTTTCTTGCGATGTTCGAAATTGGGATGAGGTTGAAGCGATGAAAGAAGCGGCAATCAAAGAATTCGGACAAATTGATATTCTCTTAAATAACGCCGCCGGAAATTTTATTTCCCCAACCGAAAGATTAACGCATTCTGCATTTGATTCCATTTTAGATATCGTTTTGAAAGGCACGAAAAACTGCACATTATCCATCGGGAAATACTGGATCGATCATAAAGTTCCGGGAACGGTGCTCAATATTGTCACCACTTATGCATGGACCGGTTCTGCGTATGTTGTTCCTTCCGCGTGTGCAAAAGCCGGAGTTTTGGCAATGACCAGAAGTTTAGCCGTAGAATGGGCAAAATATGGAATCCGTTTCAATGCCATCGCACCGGGACCATTCCCTACAAAAGGCGCTTGGGAAAGATTATTACCCGGAGATTTGGCAGAAAAATTCGATATGCGCAAAAAAGTGCCGTTGAGAAGAGTGGGGGAACATCAGGAATTGGCGAATCTAGCCGCGTATTTGGTTTCCGATTATTCCGCTTACATGAATGGCGAAGTTGTAACCATAGATGGTGGCGAATGGTTGCAGGGCGCCGGAGAATTCAATATGCTCGAAGCCATTCCTCAGGAAATGTGGGATCAAATGGAAGCGATGATTCGGGCGAAAAAATCGAATTAA
- a CDS encoding M1 family metallopeptidase translates to MNFKIFKPVFAFAMAVSVHFSAQTDAPKYSYTEAFKPFFYQNNATETRSASGQPGHNYWQNSADYVLNATLNDGKNEISGSAEITYTNNSFDDLGFLWLQLDQNLFKKDSRGNAVIPMGGSRNGAKGQAFDGGYTIKSVEIISANGKNLKTTPKYTITDTRMQIDLPQELKSKGGVIKFVVNYSFVSPNYGSDRMGIEATKNGKIFTMAQWFPRMCVYDDIMGWNTLPYLGAGEFFLEYGNVVANLTVPANQYVVASGELLNPKEVYTNDQIKKWESAKNSDKTVIIRSAAEANAGEKTSSATKTWKFKVENTRDFAWASSSAFILDAAKINLPSGKKSLAISAYPVESDGNAAWGRSTEYTKSSIENYSKRWYEYTYPNAVNVAGNEGGMEYPGIVFCHMNSKGADLWGVTDHEFGHNWFPMIVGSNERMFAWMDEGFNTFINSISEKDFNKGEYYAPKSLQQMSFAFNSDQMEPVVTAPDNLKERNLGFLAYYKPGAGLQMLRDNILGEERFDKAFREYIKRWAFKHPTPEDFFHSMENVAGEDLSWFWRGWFINKWKIDQAVTNVKYVNGDFTKGAIIKVENIGQLPMPTEVEIKFKDGTNQIEKLPVEVWKRNSEWSFEVPTTKEILSVQLDPKGSLPDANPSDNIFKLSDQVVEKITLSDYVGSFASKQLPLKVVIKEENNSLTVKAGGQNAFPVEYEGAEKFSFSMAGIEIQFAKDKKSFTLHQGGKDYIFTKE, encoded by the coding sequence ATGAATTTCAAAATCTTCAAACCGGTGTTTGCTTTTGCGATGGCCGTTTCTGTGCATTTTTCTGCACAAACCGACGCGCCAAAGTACAGTTATACCGAAGCTTTTAAACCGTTTTTCTATCAGAATAATGCGACGGAAACACGCTCCGCAAGCGGACAGCCTGGTCACAATTACTGGCAAAACAGTGCAGATTATGTCTTGAATGCCACGCTGAACGATGGTAAAAATGAAATTTCCGGCTCTGCAGAAATTACCTACACCAATAATAGTTTTGATGATTTAGGTTTTCTATGGCTTCAATTGGATCAAAATTTATTTAAAAAAGATTCCCGTGGAAATGCGGTAATCCCAATGGGTGGAAGTAGAAATGGCGCGAAAGGTCAGGCGTTTGATGGTGGTTACACGATAAAATCGGTAGAAATTATTTCTGCCAATGGAAAAAACCTGAAAACCACCCCGAAATATACCATTACGGACACCAGAATGCAGATCGATCTTCCTCAGGAATTAAAATCGAAAGGTGGTGTAATTAAATTCGTAGTGAATTATTCATTCGTTTCCCCCAATTATGGATCAGACAGAATGGGAATTGAAGCCACAAAAAATGGTAAAATTTTCACGATGGCTCAATGGTTTCCTAGAATGTGCGTGTATGATGACATCATGGGTTGGAATACTTTGCCGTACTTAGGCGCAGGTGAATTTTTCCTGGAATATGGAAACGTTGTTGCGAACTTAACTGTTCCTGCGAATCAATATGTAGTGGCTTCCGGAGAATTATTGAATCCGAAAGAAGTGTACACGAATGATCAAATTAAAAAATGGGAGTCTGCAAAAAACAGTGATAAAACGGTAATCATCCGTTCTGCAGCAGAAGCAAATGCGGGTGAAAAAACATCTTCCGCAACAAAAACGTGGAAATTTAAGGTTGAAAATACCCGTGATTTTGCGTGGGCTTCGTCTTCTGCATTTATCTTGGATGCTGCGAAAATTAACTTACCGAGTGGTAAAAAGTCTTTAGCGATCTCCGCTTATCCCGTAGAAAGTGATGGAAATGCTGCGTGGGGAAGATCCACGGAATATACCAAATCGTCCATCGAAAATTATTCGAAAAGATGGTATGAATATACCTATCCAAATGCGGTGAACGTAGCTGGAAACGAAGGTGGAATGGAGTATCCTGGAATTGTTTTCTGTCACATGAATTCCAAAGGCGCAGATTTGTGGGGAGTTACCGATCACGAATTTGGGCACAATTGGTTTCCGATGATCGTTGGTTCCAATGAAAGAATGTTTGCTTGGATGGATGAAGGGTTCAATACCTTTATCAATTCTATTTCCGAAAAAGATTTTAATAAAGGAGAATATTACGCACCAAAATCACTTCAACAGATGTCTTTTGCCTTTAACAGTGATCAAATGGAGCCTGTTGTAACCGCTCCGGATAATTTGAAGGAAAGAAATTTAGGATTTTTGGCTTATTACAAACCGGGAGCTGGTTTACAGATGCTGCGTGATAATATTTTAGGTGAGGAGCGTTTTGATAAAGCGTTTCGGGAATATATTAAGCGATGGGCTTTCAAACATCCAACTCCAGAGGATTTTTTCCACAGCATGGAAAATGTTGCAGGTGAAGATCTAAGCTGGTTTTGGAGAGGATGGTTTATAAACAAATGGAAAATTGACCAAGCGGTGACAAACGTGAAATATGTTAATGGCGATTTTACCAAAGGTGCAATTATTAAAGTTGAAAATATTGGACAGTTGCCAATGCCAACTGAAGTAGAAATCAAGTTTAAAGATGGTACAAACCAAATTGAAAAATTACCGGTCGAAGTCTGGAAAAGGAATTCAGAATGGTCATTTGAGGTTCCAACTACGAAAGAAATACTGTCTGTGCAATTAGATCCGAAGGGGAGTTTACCAGATGCAAATCCTTCCGACAACATTTTTAAACTGAGTGATCAAGTGGTGGAGAAAATTACGCTGAGTGATTATGTGGGCAGCTTTGCGAGCAAACAACTTCCGTTAAAAGTGGTTATTAAAGAAGAAAACAATAGTTTAACCGTGAAAGCTGGAGGACAGAATGCTTTTCCTGTAGAATATGAGGGGGCAGAAAAATTCAGTTTCTCCATGGCGGGAATCGAAATACAGTTCGCAAAAGACAAAAAAAGTTTCACGCTTCACCAGGGTGGAAAGGATTATATCTTCACAAAAGAATAA
- a CDS encoding DUF6261 family protein, whose amino-acid sequence MNAIDLRILRNAEYLQYTKDFAGIINLNDPATLQIDTKLAAFTAKTTELENLFKKALANDRTKAVLALDQRRDDAINGIADFLQGYSYHYEADKKQNAQKLLTALAIYGSGIARQNYMSETATINNLLVDFADKPELAAAVTAFSLQPWIDELQDANTLFNTEYLSRTQEYGDANPDTIKSKREETNVTYYALRDRIDALHTLVETPPSPYTTVINQLNALTDQYNVLLVHRQEVPPENPVVPT is encoded by the coding sequence ATGAATGCAATTGATTTAAGAATCCTCCGCAACGCAGAATACCTGCAGTACACGAAAGATTTTGCGGGCATCATCAACCTGAATGATCCTGCCACTTTGCAGATCGACACCAAACTTGCTGCCTTTACCGCAAAAACCACCGAACTCGAAAACCTTTTCAAAAAAGCCCTCGCCAACGACCGCACCAAAGCAGTATTGGCGCTCGATCAAAGAAGAGATGATGCCATCAACGGGATTGCTGATTTTCTGCAGGGCTATTCCTATCATTACGAAGCAGACAAAAAACAAAACGCCCAAAAATTACTGACGGCTTTGGCAATCTACGGCAGCGGAATTGCCCGCCAGAATTATATGTCGGAAACCGCAACCATCAATAACCTCCTCGTTGATTTCGCCGACAAACCCGAATTGGCTGCGGCGGTGACCGCTTTCAGTTTGCAACCCTGGATCGATGAACTGCAGGATGCCAATACACTCTTCAACACCGAATATCTTTCCCGCACACAGGAATATGGCGACGCCAATCCCGATACCATCAAATCGAAAAGAGAGGAAACCAATGTGACTTATTACGCGCTTCGGGACCGCATCGATGCGCTGCATACTTTGGTAGAAACGCCGCCATCACCTTACACCACGGTGATCAACCAACTCAATGCCTTAACAGATCAGTACAATGTATTGTTGGTGCATCGACAAGAAGTGCCGCCGGAAAATCCTGTGGTTCCTACTTAA
- a CDS encoding KilA-N domain-containing protein — protein MAKINVNDKEITIIAFEERDYISLTDMANAKESESRAADIIKNWIRTRYTLEFLGTWEQINNPNFKVVEFDHFKMQAGLPSFVLSISEWIDKTNAIGIIVRKGKYGGTYAHKDIAFEFGSAISVPFKLYLIAEFQRLKEDEQKQLGWTAKRELAKLNYHIHTDAIKHNLIPKELSTAQTSTIYANEAEVLNVALFGITAKQWRERNPVLKGNIRDYATINELICLSNIENLNSVFINEKMPQAERLIKLNKIAIQQMSILQEVEKRKLLK, from the coding sequence ATGGCAAAAATTAATGTAAACGATAAAGAAATTACGATTATAGCGTTCGAGGAACGAGATTATATTTCGCTTACTGATATGGCAAATGCCAAAGAAAGTGAAAGCCGAGCGGCAGACATCATAAAAAATTGGATAAGAACTCGATATACCCTTGAATTTTTGGGAACTTGGGAACAAATTAATAACCCAAATTTTAAAGTGGTGGAATTCGACCACTTTAAAATGCAGGCTGGTTTACCAAGCTTTGTATTAAGCATTTCTGAATGGATTGATAAAACAAATGCTATCGGAATCATTGTAAGAAAGGGAAAATATGGCGGAACTTATGCTCATAAAGACATTGCTTTTGAGTTTGGTTCGGCTATAAGTGTTCCGTTTAAATTGTATTTGATTGCCGAATTTCAACGGCTCAAAGAAGATGAACAAAAACAATTGGGCTGGACAGCCAAACGAGAATTGGCGAAACTCAATTACCACATTCATACAGATGCCATAAAACACAACTTGATACCAAAAGAACTTTCGACCGCACAAACCTCAACCATTTACGCCAACGAAGCCGAGGTTTTAAATGTTGCATTATTTGGAATTACGGCCAAACAATGGCGAGAAAGAAACCCAGTTTTGAAAGGCAATATTCGGGATTACGCAACAATTAATGAACTAATTTGCCTATCAAATATCGAAAACCTAAACTCTGTTTTCATCAACGAAAAGATGCCACAAGCAGAACGATTAATAAAACTAAATAAAATTGCTATTCAACAAATGAGCATATTACAAGAAGTGGAAAAACGTAAATTATTGAAATAG
- a CDS encoding M16 family metallopeptidase — MFKKLSLAIFMLLFSLHIFAQNKYEWKEASGNGYTYKYVTNDPMSARFYTLKNGLTVILSPTKKDPRIQAYVAVKAGSKTDPRTNTGLAHYLEHMVFKGTDKYGSLDWAKEKPELDKIDALYETYNKTKDEAQRKAIYKKIDSVSGVASKFAIANEYDKMMASMGAQGTNAFTSFEQTVYTDDVPSSSLNKYLAVQGERFRNPILRIFHTELEAVYEEKNRSLDSDGSKVFETLFAELFKNHNYGQQTTIGTIEDLKNPSLVEIRKYFHNYYVPNNMGVILSGDFDPDVVIAQVDKAFSYMQNKPVAKYTFKPETPITAPIIKEITGPDAENLTIGFRLPGNKDKDVLIADLVGQVLTNGKAGLMDLNLVKKQKLLRASAETFTLIDYGVLYISAAPTNGQSLEDVKTLVLGEIDNLKKGNFDQELITSIINNIKKNKIYESEKYDARASSLMDAFTSELNWRDQVAYVNDLSKISKADIVAFANKYLGENYVAVLKRKGESPATVKIEKPQITPVETNADKQSEFVKMVGNMPNNPSTPVFLDYNKDIQKSKLGKAEVLYVPNTENQIFRLKYRYKIGSLNDLKQPLASQYLQFLGTDKMSSEEISKAFYKIACSFTIASGEEYTMVSIEGLQENFDAAVKLYEDLILNVKADDAALKSLKERLAKARKDVKANKGAILQGLTSYALYGEKNKFNNVLTNAELEATTSKELVDRIKNLNNYEQTVIYYGPASLKDLGNKLKTMHPVPAKFVSTDSTRVFKQIPQTKNTVLFTDYDMVQAETRWIRNTDVYDPKKNTVVKVFNNYFGGGMGSIVFQTIRESKALAYSTYGFYMQPQKKNQEYYMMSYVGSQADKFNDATTAMTELLTKMPDLSENLNLAKTQVKKDIQTERITQDNIIFNYLAAKELGLSEDPRKTIYSSVDNVKMQDLKSFHDANLSGKPYTYAIVASEKRVPMKDLEKLGEVKKISLEELFGY, encoded by the coding sequence ATGTTCAAAAAACTCTCCTTGGCAATTTTCATGTTGCTCTTTTCTTTGCACATTTTTGCACAGAATAAATATGAGTGGAAAGAAGCTTCTGGAAACGGTTACACGTACAAATATGTAACAAACGATCCAATGAGCGCAAGATTTTACACCTTGAAAAATGGTTTGACTGTTATTTTAAGTCCGACCAAAAAAGATCCCAGAATTCAAGCTTATGTTGCTGTGAAAGCGGGAAGTAAAACCGATCCACGAACAAATACGGGATTAGCGCATTATCTGGAACACATGGTTTTTAAAGGAACTGATAAATATGGTTCTCTGGATTGGGCGAAAGAAAAACCGGAATTGGATAAAATTGACGCGCTTTACGAAACGTACAATAAAACCAAAGATGAAGCTCAAAGAAAAGCGATTTACAAGAAAATCGATTCTGTTTCCGGAGTTGCAAGTAAATTCGCGATTGCCAATGAGTACGATAAAATGATGGCTTCAATGGGAGCACAAGGAACAAATGCCTTCACAAGTTTTGAGCAAACAGTTTATACCGATGATGTTCCGAGTAGTTCTTTGAATAAATATTTAGCCGTTCAGGGAGAAAGATTTCGTAATCCAATCTTGAGAATTTTCCACACGGAATTAGAAGCGGTTTACGAAGAAAAGAACAGAAGTTTAGACAGTGATGGAAGCAAAGTTTTCGAAACTTTATTTGCAGAATTATTTAAAAATCATAATTACGGACAGCAAACTACGATAGGAACGATTGAAGATTTAAAAAATCCTTCCTTGGTTGAAATTAGAAAATACTTCCACAACTATTATGTTCCCAATAATATGGGCGTCATTTTATCGGGAGATTTTGATCCGGATGTGGTGATTGCACAAGTTGATAAAGCTTTTTCTTACATGCAAAACAAACCGGTTGCGAAATATACCTTCAAGCCGGAAACTCCGATTACAGCTCCAATCATTAAAGAAATTACAGGTCCAGATGCGGAAAACTTAACCATCGGTTTCAGATTACCGGGAAATAAAGACAAAGATGTTTTGATTGCAGATTTGGTTGGGCAAGTTTTAACCAATGGTAAAGCAGGTTTGATGGATTTGAACTTGGTTAAAAAACAAAAATTATTACGCGCTTCGGCAGAAACTTTTACGTTGATCGATTACGGGGTTTTGTACATCAGTGCAGCTCCAACCAACGGACAAAGTTTAGAAGACGTGAAAACTTTGGTCTTAGGAGAAATCGATAATTTGAAAAAAGGAAACTTCGATCAGGAATTGATTACTTCCATTATCAACAACATCAAGAAAAATAAAATCTACGAATCCGAAAAGTATGATGCTCGCGCAAGTTCTTTGATGGATGCGTTTACTTCTGAGTTAAACTGGAGAGATCAAGTTGCTTACGTGAATGATTTATCCAAGATTTCTAAAGCAGATATTGTTGCTTTTGCCAATAAATATTTAGGTGAAAATTATGTTGCGGTTTTAAAAAGAAAAGGAGAATCTCCTGCAACGGTTAAAATTGAAAAACCGCAGATCACGCCAGTTGAAACCAATGCAGATAAGCAATCTGAATTTGTGAAGATGGTTGGAAATATGCCAAATAATCCTTCAACTCCCGTGTTTTTGGATTACAATAAAGATATTCAAAAATCAAAATTAGGAAAAGCAGAAGTGCTTTACGTTCCAAATACCGAAAACCAGATTTTCCGTTTGAAATACCGTTATAAAATCGGGTCTTTAAATGATTTGAAACAACCTTTAGCTTCTCAATATCTGCAGTTTTTAGGAACAGATAAAATGTCTTCCGAAGAAATTTCAAAAGCATTTTATAAAATTGCGTGTAGTTTCACCATCGCTTCTGGCGAAGAATATACCATGGTTTCTATCGAAGGTTTACAGGAGAATTTTGATGCTGCCGTAAAATTATACGAAGATTTAATTCTGAATGTAAAAGCAGATGACGCTGCGTTGAAAAGTTTGAAAGAAAGATTAGCAAAAGCAAGAAAAGACGTGAAAGCCAATAAAGGCGCAATTCTTCAAGGCTTAACAAGCTATGCTTTGTACGGTGAAAAAAATAAATTCAATAATGTTTTAACCAATGCTGAGTTAGAAGCTACAACTTCCAAAGAATTGGTTGACCGCATTAAAAACCTCAATAATTACGAACAAACTGTTATTTATTACGGTCCAGCTTCCCTGAAAGATTTAGGGAATAAACTGAAAACCATGCATCCGGTTCCGGCAAAATTTGTGTCAACAGATTCTACCAGAGTTTTCAAACAGATTCCTCAGACCAAAAACACCGTGTTGTTCACCGATTATGACATGGTACAGGCAGAAACGCGCTGGATCAGAAACACCGATGTTTACGATCCGAAAAAGAACACCGTTGTAAAAGTTTTCAACAACTATTTCGGGGGCGGTATGGGTTCCATCGTGTTCCAGACCATCCGTGAGAGTAAGGCTTTGGCGTATTCTACCTACGGATTTTACATGCAGCCGCAGAAAAAAAATCAGGAATATTACATGATGAGTTACGTTGGAAGTCAGGCCGATAAATTCAATGACGCAACGACGGCGATGACCGAATTGTTGACCAAAATGCCCGACCTGAGTGAGAATTTAAACCTCGCAAAAACGCAGGTAAAGAAAGACATTCAAACCGAAAGAATCACGCAGGATAATATTATTTTCAATTATCTGGCGGCGAAAGAATTAGGTTTGTCGGAAGATCCGCGCAAAACGATTTACAGTTCTGTAGACAATGTAAAAATGCAGGATTTGAAATCTTTCCACGATGCTAATTTATCCGGAAAACCCTACACTTACGCCATTGTCGCCTCAGAAAAAAGAGTTCCGATGAAGGATTTAGAAAAACTGGGTGAAGTGAAGAAGATTTCTTTAGAAGAACTTTTCGGGTACTAA
- a CDS encoding lysoplasmalogenase gives MYITSLKSEKIQLDKLFLVGLVLSFFGDLFLLFKWGFLPGLGSFLLAHLFYIISFKKKQQTRISEIWPVILSLYASILLFFLFPYLKEMKIPVIIYAVVIATMMYNAIKTQNRNLIIGALLFLISDTLLSVYLFLQPLMILNLLVMITYVLAQWFLVRGMLSSKN, from the coding sequence ATGTATATCACAAGTTTAAAATCAGAAAAAATTCAATTGGATAAATTGTTTTTAGTGGGATTGGTGCTTAGTTTTTTTGGGGATTTATTTCTTCTTTTTAAATGGGGTTTTTTGCCTGGACTAGGCAGCTTTTTATTGGCTCATCTGTTTTATATTATTTCTTTTAAGAAAAAACAGCAAACACGTATTTCGGAAATTTGGCCGGTTATTCTTAGTCTCTATGCCTCAATTTTACTCTTTTTTCTTTTTCCGTATTTAAAAGAAATGAAAATTCCAGTAATTATTTATGCTGTTGTAATTGCTACGATGATGTACAACGCTATTAAAACGCAGAACAGAAACTTGATTATTGGAGCGCTTTTATTTCTAATTTCAGATACGCTGCTTTCCGTATATCTGTTCTTGCAGCCCTTGATGATCCTTAATTTGCTGGTGATGATAACCTATGTTTTGGCGCAATGGTTTTTGGTGAGAGGAATGCTTTCATCTAAAAATTAG